A region of the Rhodospirillaceae bacterium genome:
CAATCCTAGTGCCCAATTACCTCGGCAGAAAATACTACTCTAAACCGGTCAGCATTAAGCAGCCCTTTTATATTAGCCGATTTGAAATCACCATCGAGCAGTGGAATAGATGTTTTAACGATGGTGGTTGTTCCCATAAAGCGAAGCAACGCCGCTACCAGACAGATTCCCACCCGGTTACGCGCGTATCGTGGTTCGATGCCTATAAGTTTACCAATTGGCTATCGAAAAAAACTGGGAATTCGTACCGTCTGCCGACAGAAGAAGAGTGGGCCTACGCGGCATTTGCCGGCAAAGATGTTACCAAAGACACCATCGACACCTTAATTAACGAACGCCAAGCGGTCCGCACGGCGACGCTTAGCCGGTTCCGAAAAACACGTGAAATTGGTGGTTATGGTAGAAATCCGTGGTCGATTGCAGACATGACGGGTTCGGTTTGGGAGTGGACACTGACGTGCAGATTTTCTTCTGACGAAGAAAGCAGAAGAAATTGGACATTGGCCCAACTCAGCGATCCGAATCTTTGCCCTAACCGAGTGGTTCAAGGCGATGAGAGAGCCCATGTTCCGTATTTTGTTGATAAAACGTATACCGGCGGATGCGGCACCGGCAGTCCAGTCGACCACATTGGCTTTCGCGTTGTTAGGCAAGTCAGCAAACTAGAATCATATTTATAGCAGCTAAGCTTTTGATCTTTCTTCATCATCAGCGATTCCGAATTGTCCCCAAAATTGATTTGGGTCAATTCGGAGACATAATCTGTTCTGTATAACGAACTCCATCATATCGACCTCAACTTAATGATCGTTGTGAGAATGAACTGAAGCGGTCCGAGTAAGACTGAATTCCGGGCTAAATTTCCATGAGCTGGAGCACTCAAATGTATAAAGCGACTAAAAATAATCAAGGCGTCTCTCGTAGAACATTCCTTTCAAGTACGGCTGCCGCCGGTGTTGGAACACTAGCAGTCGAATTAACTTCACGCTCGGCCGAGGCGGCTACTCAAATTGCCGCAGCCGATATTAGTAAATTGCCGCGGGTAAAGCAGGAGTTAGTTGCCCCACCGTTTGCGCCCAAACATGACCAGGTTGCCAAGGGCGGACCAAAGGTTGTCGAAATTACCATGGTCATTAAAGAGAAAAAAATGGTTCTCGACGATGACGGAACTGAAATCTGGGCATTGACTTACGATGGTTGGGTTCCCGGTCCATTGGTTATTGTCCATGAAGGCGATTACGTCGAATTGACCCTGATTAACCCGGAGTCAAATGCCATGGAGCACAACATTGATTTTCATGCTTCCACGGGTGCCCTTGGTGGCGGGGGGCTAACACACGTTACACCTGGTGAAGAAACAGTCTTGCGCTTTAAGGCGACCAAGCCTGGCGTTTTCGTTTATCACTGTGCGCCTGGTGGTGTGATGATTCCCTATCATGTTACCCATGGCATGAACGGCGCAATTATGGTTCTGCCGCGCGATGGCCTTAAAGATAAAGCTGGAAAGCCCATTCGCTATGACCGGATTTATTATATCGGCGAGCAGGATTACTACGTGGCCAAGGATAGCGAAGGTGAATATAAAAAGTATGAAACCGCTGGCGAAGATTACGCTGACTATTTGGAAACCATGGCCACCCTGACGCCCAGCCACATTGTATTCAATGGTGCGATTGGCGCATTGACGGGCCCCAATGCCTTGAAGGCAAATGTTGGTGAAACGGTTATGATCATCCATTCCCAAGCCAACCGGGACACCCGGCCGCACCTTATTGGCGGGCACGGTGACCATGTTTGGTCTGGTGGCTCGTTCACGGATGATCC
Encoded here:
- a CDS encoding SUMF1/EgtB/PvdO family nonheme iron enzyme codes for the protein MRYRLIISIFSIGLVSLALVGWGITRNVDDAAKILPGLEMTKVETGDYNLTILVPNYLGRKYYSKPVSIKQPFYISRFEITIEQWNRCFNDGGCSHKAKQRRYQTDSHPVTRVSWFDAYKFTNWLSKKTGNSYRLPTEEEWAYAAFAGKDVTKDTIDTLINERQAVRTATLSRFRKTREIGGYGRNPWSIADMTGSVWEWTLTCRFSSDEESRRNWTLAQLSDPNLCPNRVVQGDERAHVPYFVDKTYTGGCGTGSPVDHIGFRVVRQVSKLESYL
- the nirK gene encoding nitrite reductase, copper-containing, whose translation is MYKATKNNQGVSRRTFLSSTAAAGVGTLAVELTSRSAEAATQIAAADISKLPRVKQELVAPPFAPKHDQVAKGGPKVVEITMVIKEKKMVLDDDGTEIWALTYDGWVPGPLVIVHEGDYVELTLINPESNAMEHNIDFHASTGALGGGGLTHVTPGEETVLRFKATKPGVFVYHCAPGGVMIPYHVTHGMNGAIMVLPRDGLKDKAGKPIRYDRIYYIGEQDYYVAKDSEGEYKKYETAGEDYADYLETMATLTPSHIVFNGAIGALTGPNALKANVGETVMIIHSQANRDTRPHLIGGHGDHVWSGGSFTDDPQTGLETWFIAGGAAGAATYTFLQPGIYAYVNHNLIEAVLKGAAAHFSVKGTWDNDLMKQVKKPSPIKK